From one Brachypodium distachyon strain Bd21 chromosome 4, Brachypodium_distachyon_v3.0, whole genome shotgun sequence genomic stretch:
- the LOC104584891 gene encoding root-specific lectin — translation MKKKVVILLVLALALAFAAPTHAQLQLLPCPPECGKDKGNTECPNNLCCSAGGLCGLGNAYCGAGCQSGACQLTSCGTDRPCHNNQCCKNEKCGLGSKYCGEGCYSGPCIADQKCSKDNKCPNNFCCNNKGFCGLGDRYCKVDAEVGCQSGPCYNIDDVDDGRSFLGSILDCLLP, via the coding sequence atgaagaagaaggtggtGATCCTGCTCGtgctggcgctggcgctggcaTTCGCCGCGCCAACGCACGcccagctgcagctgctgccatGCCCTCCAGAATGCGGCAAGGACAAGGGCAACACAGAGTGCCCCAACAACCTCTGCTGCAGCGCCGGCGGCCTTTGCGGCCTCGGCAACGCGTACTGCGGCGCCGGCTGCCAGAGCGGCGCCTGCCAACTCACCAGTTGTGGGACCGACCGCCCGTGCCACAACAACCAATGCTGCAAGAACGAGAAATGCGGCCTCGGCAGCAAATACTGTGGCGAGGGCTGCTATAGCGGCCCATGCATAGCAGACCAGAAATGCAGCAAAGACAACAAATGCCCTAACAACTTCTGCTGCAACAACAAAGGTTTCTGTGGACTCGGCGACAGGTACTGCAAAGTCGACGCCGAGGTCGGGTGCCAGAGTGGGCCCTGCTACAACATCGACGACGTCGATGACGGTAGATCCTTTCTGGGTAGCATACTCGACTGTCTCCTACCTTGA
- the LOC100835133 gene encoding agglutinin isolectin 3, whose protein sequence is MANKKVVVLLVLAALAMAATPMHADAQLLPCPKECGKDNDNMECPNNLCCSKDGFCGLGNKYCSTGCQSGACSESMRCGWQNSNATCPNNQCCSWDGYCGLGDWFCRNDKCQSGPCHYDIKCGQLLPDPNPYGIRMECPNNLCCNKDGFCGLGEEYCSNSTQVGCQSGACYDDKITIGKQRCGKRDIPNGSPGNGKTCLNKRCCSYAGFCGTNGQYCTGGCQKDYGTCYTSVLGSFISLDALLGCTRP, encoded by the coding sequence ATGGCGAACAAGAAGGTGGTCGTCCTCCTCGTGCTGGCGGCgctggccatggccgccacgCCGATGCATGCCGATGCCCAGCTGCTGCCATGCCCCAAGGAGTGCGGCAAGGACAACGACAACATGGAGTGCCCCAACAACCTCTGCTGCAGCAAAGACGGCTTCTGCGGCCTCGGCAACAAGTACTGCAGCACAGGCTGCCAGAGCGGCGCCTGCAGCGAAAGCATGCGCTGCGGGTGGCAGAACAGCAACGCGACGTGCCCCAACAACCAGTGCTGCAGCTGGGATGGCTACTGCGGCTTGGGCGACTGGTTCTGCCGCAACGACAAGTGCCAGAGCGGCCCTTGCCACTATGACATCAAATGCGGCCAGTTGCTGCCTGATCCTAATCCCTATGGCATAAGGATGGAGTGCCCTAACAACTTGTGCTGCAACAAGGACGGGTTCTGCGGACTCGGCGAGGAGTACTGCAGCAACAGCACCCAAGTTGGCTGCCAGAGTGGCGCCTGCTACGACGACAAGATTACCATCGGCAAGCAGAGGTGCGGGAAACGCGACATCCCAAATGGTTCTCCTGGTAATGGTAAAACTTGCCTCAACAAGCGCTGCTGCAGCTACGCCGGCTTCTGTGGCACCAACGGGCAATACTGTACAGGAGGTTGCCAGAAGGACTACGGCACATGCTACACTAGTGTGCTTGGCAGCTTCATTAGTCTCGATGCCCTACTCGGCTGCACACGGCCTTGA